One Kitasatospora sp. MAP12-44 DNA segment encodes these proteins:
- a CDS encoding DUF4192 domain-containing protein produces the protein MNHDDATPSTPSTPSPGGRLPEPLPVRMRSPADMAAMLPYLLGFFPDDSVVAVGLQGPSFRQGGVIRLDIPEDPRDWPFIAEESARLLLELSTARDRRPAAVLLYLCRDSSPGAAAVTGWLRPLADHLVQAFRALDLPVKEALCLSDGRWWSYLCADPACCDPRGTPVHSGLDPGPAVAAATFAGLAPRGSRKAITEALTPIGPPAQEPQRQALERWTAVLLAAIDRPGGLAQLLDDTAQLLAEVMAEFRAGSLQLDDDRAARLILGLQDKLSRDRAAEYAEPDELACAQRLWRCLARRCVPPFEEYAAAPLTLLAWTAWLAGDVATSRVVLAKALDLDPDYTLAQLLYRSLNGGLEPDRLLETVRAARSRRDPPEAASPPIATGPARTPVGREPGAVGSSGAGSPGEAAADRAGPGGPLPGRRIPGQRQGGGPLPPRLPDATTRPPDPGTPPGAATSAAAAPAAPGHRFARPAGWGGRRHPRKIRDSSIGA, from the coding sequence ATGAACCACGACGACGCGACTCCCTCGACTCCCTCGACCCCCTCGCCCGGTGGCCGGCTTCCCGAGCCGTTGCCGGTCAGGATGCGCAGCCCGGCCGACATGGCCGCGATGCTGCCCTACCTGCTGGGCTTCTTCCCCGACGACAGCGTCGTCGCCGTCGGCCTGCAGGGCCCGTCCTTCCGCCAGGGCGGGGTGATCCGGCTCGACATCCCCGAGGATCCGCGCGACTGGCCCTTCATCGCCGAGGAGAGCGCGCGGCTGCTGCTGGAGCTCTCCACGGCGCGCGATCGGCGACCGGCGGCCGTGCTGCTCTACCTGTGCCGGGATTCGAGTCCCGGCGCGGCCGCGGTGACCGGTTGGCTGCGCCCACTCGCGGATCACCTGGTCCAGGCGTTCCGCGCCCTGGACCTGCCGGTAAAGGAGGCGCTCTGCCTCTCCGACGGCCGCTGGTGGTCCTACCTGTGCGCGGATCCGGCCTGCTGCGACCCGCGGGGGACGCCGGTGCACTCCGGTCTGGACCCGGGTCCGGCGGTGGCCGCCGCGACCTTCGCCGGGTTGGCGCCACGCGGCAGCCGCAAGGCCATCACGGAGGCGCTCACCCCGATCGGGCCGCCTGCCCAGGAGCCCCAGCGGCAGGCTCTGGAGCGGTGGACGGCGGTCCTGCTGGCGGCCATCGACCGGCCCGGCGGCCTGGCACAACTGCTCGACGACACCGCCCAGTTGCTGGCGGAGGTGATGGCCGAGTTCCGCGCGGGGTCGCTGCAACTGGACGACGATCGCGCGGCCCGGTTGATCCTGGGCCTGCAGGACAAGCTCAGCCGCGACCGCGCCGCCGAGTACGCCGAGCCGGACGAGCTCGCTTGCGCCCAGCGGCTGTGGCGCTGCCTGGCACGGCGTTGCGTGCCTCCGTTCGAGGAGTACGCGGCAGCGCCGCTGACGCTGCTGGCCTGGACGGCATGGCTGGCGGGTGACGTTGCCACAAGTCGGGTGGTGCTGGCCAAGGCGCTGGATCTGGATCCGGACTACACGCTCGCCCAGCTGCTGTACCGCTCGCTCAACGGTGGCCTGGAGCCCGACCGACTCCTCGAAACCGTCCGGGCGGCGCGCTCCCGGCGCGACCCACCTGAGGCGGCGTCACCCCCGATCGCCACCGGCCCCGCGAGGACTCCGGTCGGGCGGGAGCCCGGAGCCGTGGGTTCCTCGGGTGCCGGCAGCCCCGGCGAGGCCGCCGCCGATCGCGCCGGCCCGGGCGGGCCGTTGCCCGGCCGGCGCATCCCGGGCCAACGCCAGGGCGGTGGCCCGCTGCCGCCGCGGCTCCCCGACGCCACGACGCGGCCGCCGGATCCGGGCACACCGCCGGGCGCCGCCACCAGCGCGGCGGCCGCCCCGGCAGCTCCCGGCCACCGCTTCGCCCGCCCGGCCGGCTGGGGCGGGCGCCGACACCCCCGCAAGATCCGTGACTCCTCGATCGGAGCCTGA
- a CDS encoding alpha/beta fold hydrolase translates to MSVVSRQPGIVLTDHLFQVPLDHQAPQGEQIEVYAREIVAAGKRRADLPWLLFLQGGPGGKAGRPLGRDAWLDRALDDYRVLLLDQRGTGRSTPATRQTLLLRGSAQEQADYLANFRADSIVRDAELIRRRLIGEQGKWSLLGQSFGGFCTLTYLSLAPEGLREAMVTGGLAGLRASAADVYRAAYPRVARKNKGHYANYPQDVEAVRRIAEHLVAAPARLPGGGLLTVEAFQSLGQLLGAGSGSATLHYLLEEAWVRGSAGLELSDTFLAGAQAKLSFAEGPLYAVLHESIYGQRSVDPGATDWAAERVRKEFADFDAAQALEAGTPVHLTGEMIYPWMFETDPALRPLQGAAELLAQRTDWPDLYEPSVLAANQVPVVAAVYHDDMYVDTADSLATADAVRGLRTWVTNEWEHDGLRVSGTQVLDRLIRMNHGEL, encoded by the coding sequence ATGTCCGTCGTCAGCCGGCAGCCCGGGATCGTCCTGACCGATCATCTGTTCCAGGTACCGCTGGACCACCAGGCACCGCAGGGTGAGCAGATCGAGGTCTACGCGCGGGAGATCGTGGCAGCGGGCAAGCGGCGGGCGGACCTGCCGTGGCTGCTCTTCCTGCAGGGCGGGCCGGGTGGCAAGGCCGGGCGCCCGCTGGGCCGGGACGCCTGGCTGGACCGGGCGCTGGACGACTACCGGGTGCTGCTGCTCGACCAGCGCGGCACCGGTCGGTCCACCCCGGCCACGCGCCAGACCCTGCTGCTGCGCGGCAGCGCGCAGGAGCAGGCGGACTACCTGGCGAACTTCCGCGCCGACTCGATCGTCCGCGATGCCGAACTGATCCGCCGTCGGCTGATCGGAGAGCAGGGGAAGTGGAGCCTGCTCGGTCAGAGCTTCGGCGGCTTCTGCACCCTGACCTACCTGTCGCTCGCGCCCGAGGGCCTGCGGGAGGCCATGGTGACGGGCGGCCTGGCCGGCCTGCGGGCCAGCGCGGCGGACGTGTACCGGGCCGCCTACCCGCGCGTGGCCCGCAAGAACAAGGGCCACTACGCCAACTACCCCCAGGACGTCGAGGCGGTGCGCCGGATCGCCGAGCACCTGGTCGCGGCGCCGGCCCGGTTGCCCGGCGGCGGACTGCTGACCGTGGAGGCCTTCCAGTCGCTCGGCCAGCTGCTCGGTGCCGGCAGCGGCTCGGCCACGCTGCACTACCTGCTGGAGGAAGCCTGGGTGCGCGGCAGCGCGGGCCTGGAGCTCTCCGACACGTTCCTGGCCGGGGCCCAGGCCAAGCTCTCCTTCGCGGAGGGACCGCTCTACGCGGTGCTGCACGAGTCCATCTACGGGCAGCGCTCGGTGGACCCGGGGGCGACGGACTGGGCGGCCGAGCGCGTGCGGAAGGAGTTTGCGGACTTCGACGCCGCGCAGGCGCTGGAGGCCGGGACTCCGGTGCACCTCACCGGGGAGATGATCTACCCCTGGATGTTCGAGACCGACCCGGCTCTGCGCCCCTTGCAGGGAGCCGCCGAGCTGCTCGCCCAGCGCACCGACTGGCCCGACCTCTACGAGCCCTCGGTGCTGGCGGCCAACCAAGTCCCGGTGGTGGCGGCTGTCTACCACGACGACATGTACGTGGACACGGCCGATTCGCTGGCGACAGCGGACGCCGTGCGAGGGCTGCGGACCTGGGTGACCAACGAGTGGGAGCACGACGGTCTGCGGGTCAGCGGCACCCAGGTCCTGGACCGGCTGATCCGGATGAACCACGGCGAGCTGTAG